Proteins from a genomic interval of Xylocopa sonorina isolate GNS202 chromosome 6, iyXylSono1_principal, whole genome shotgun sequence:
- the LOC143424185 gene encoding uncharacterized protein LOC143424185: MDTTDTKLKRTSDVEQMALIGKMHNLQWLKSNSQLPSHTKTLPDKKEVTDDTLESKINEGTNEKQEIDSTDNVSNSPALDTIDSVLNKNIYEDDNIVNKDTHQTSLNTVDLPEKSMETVWNDDVDATDTLYSSPTPVVVQKLDDQEMISMSLAENIVTVQLKQFRLDENEKDTSEELHNEADNEWNNIHHNMSDLSKSDNDINNQVSSKQCHDNNNNNAKSKSQSPVETKKCVQKTTAKLSTKKASDQKIKKSGGSSLKESCTPLKQDSKSNDVLVNLSNEDTVTSTSNRFRLFRTTDSKQIVGMTSRMFIDIYDKDNASNKNVTMGKGTRTKEQQFFKQQFSTFHDSGNKSRSSTEGLEEKTKSVTTKLKPIKSETDRKSNEIVDDIRKCHKFQAMRTQSHNVQYNRNKPLIKSQQRYSKNAIKSEEDGFTHNSSGLNNNNNNINNNNNSMSNSTENVSKRKYESQQSVITKQISDTQSNQNTSGKNIKNSNVPGYSISEKNSTKSSSVPCKRNYHNVSNARNSTERNFKDDQAYTQKFRKDSNIYRRSSGILQTFFRDSNGKAKTDDHKKNVTDNNLTKDYRVSHSPVDSKVRSESEGSKVTVYPPKTSNGASNTNKTDTLESITVNNVQSVKSLKPFPSSTKDFTSINTSTHTPQESQVLQASCNETEVQFVKTEQEDISNNNNNSNNKMSASNSETKSVKFSDNVQEFNVAHHSITPYSDNFAHQNKLSASSFYSDLQIASNASNAQQMENHQNVQNKNYFDNNNAQYSNTAITVQNNERDLHLMDMVHQKSEQTSHVLSPQAGLSHNNCNSAIPMGNAYQNMSNIYLNQYNNAQTIPRKTADSTIITENVLIPSTSSYTVDNQNVVQSDASNNILMHNTQTSVLPPPGFHNHPIATQQNQWNMSVPNMVLFGNMINPAHPLNVPVQNFRHVCNMDYNNVQQTGYLQHPFFFVPPLCMQNWNPLLQYPPPLFQNSAHTDCNTYPNHVLPANNPLPDTVNCPVPTSLQNNPYKHFQQMQPLENTSNFSVPVKLDNYIGNMQNCKPNIGRMKDNNMDAHMRANQYRAPVPNEYQNCSQDTTQVMIPFSYAVTMDSIARVGPSNMHVQMNQKYTPRAQPTASYPRTAECPIFHSNSDPNNRKDDVSKSDTECVPPIISPKECMYYGVNYPRKTDNIQNPSVRPDMKSVPYVHSNINTQHYAPQYQRNAAYYAPSKELSSRVNVRRGLRKTMDQ, encoded by the exons CACAAAAACGTTACCAGATAAGAAAGAAGTGACAGATGATACGTTAGAAAGTAAAATAAACGAAGGGACAAATGAGAAACAAGAAATTGATTCAACTGACAATGTTTCGAATAGTCCTGCATTAGATACAATTGATTCAGTTTTAAACAAAAACATATATGAGGATGATAATATCGTAAATAAAGATACGCATCAAACGTCTTTAAACACTGTTGATTTACCTGAAAAAAGTATGGAGACAGTTTGGAATGACGATGTGGATGCAACCGATACATTGTATTCAAGTCCTACACCTGTAGTTGTGCAAAAGTTGGACGACCAAGAGATGATCAGTATGTCTCTGGCGGAGAATATTGTTACAGTTCAATTGAAACAATTTAGGCTCGACGAAAATGAAAAGGATACATCTGAAGAATTACATAATGAAGCCGATAACGAATG gaataatattcatcatAATATGTCTGACCTGTCAAAGTCAGATAACGATATAAACAATCAAGTAAGTTCAAAGCAATGTCAcgacaacaataataataatgcaAAATCTAAAAGTCAATCGCCAGTGGAAACAAAAAAATGTGTACAAAAGACAACCGCTAAACTTAGTACTAAAAAAGCAAGCGATCAGAAAATTAAGAAATCGGGAG GGAGCTCTTTAAAAGAGTCTTGCACTCCTTTAAAACAGGACTCTAAATCTAACGATGTTTTAGTGAATTTAAGTAATGAAGATACTGTAACTTCAACTTCTAACAGATTCAGACTGTTCAGAACAACTGATTCAAAACAGATAGTAGGAATGACTTCTAGAATGTTTATTGATATTTATGATAAAGACAATGCATCTAATAAAAATGTAACTATGGGTAAGGGGACACGAACGAAGGAGCAACAGTTTTttaagcaacagttttctacatttcatgatagcGGCAATAAGAGTAGATCATCTACAGAAGGATTAGAGGAAAAAACTAAATCTGTTACAACAAAATTGAAACCGATTAAGAGTGAAACAGACAGAAAAAGTAATGAAATAGTAGACGATATAAGAAAGTGTCATAAGTTTCAAGCAATGCGTACTCAATCTCATAATGTTCAATACAATAGAAATAAACCACTAATAAAATCACAACAGCGGTATTCAAAAAATGCCATCAAGTCAGAGGAAGATGGTTTCACTCATAATTCATCTGGtcttaataacaataataataatattaataataataataatagtatgtCTAACTCAACTGAAAACGTATCAAAGAGGAAATATGAAAGTCAACAATCTGTAATAACTAAGCAAATTAGCGATACACAATCCAACCAGAATACTTCAGGAAAAAATATAAAGAATTCAAATGTTCCTGGTTACAGTATAAGTGAAAAAAATTCGACAAAATCAAGCTCTGTCCCGTGTAAACGAAATTATCATAATGTATCTAATGCAAGGAACAGCACTGAAAGAAATTTTAAAGATGATCAAGCGTATACGCAGAAATTTAGGAAAGATTCTAATATTTATAGGAGATCTTCAGGTATTCTTCAGACGTTCTTTAGAGATTCAAACGGAAAAGCCAAAACGGACGACCACAAAAAGAATGTTACTGATAATAACTTAACAAAAGATTATAGAGTAAGTCATAGTCCAGTAGATTCAAAAGTGCGTTCTGAATCTGAAGGCTCAAAAGTAACTGTATATCCACCTAAGACGAGTAATGGTGCTAGTAATACAAACAAGACTGATACATTAGAATCGATTACTGTAAATAATGTACAGTCTGTAAAGTCATTAAAACCTTTTCCGAGTAGTACCAAAGATTTCACAAGTATAAATACATCTACTCATACACCACAAGAATCACAGGTTCTGCAAGCTTCTTGTAACGAAACGGAAGTACAATTTGTAAAGACTGAGCAAGAAGAtattagtaataataataataatagcaataatAAAATGAGTGCTAGTAATTCAGAAACTAAATCGGTCAAATTTTCGGACAACGTTCAAGAGTTCAATGTGGCACATCATTCTATAACACCGTACTCTGATAATTTCGCGCATCAAAACAAGCTGTCAGCAAGTTCGTTTTATTCCGATTTACAAATTGCATCGAACGCAAGTAATGCTCAACAAATGGAAAATCATCAAAACGTACAAAATAAGAATTATTTCGATAATAATAATGCTCAATATAGTAATACGGCTATCACCGTTCAAAATAACGAACGAGATTTACATCTAATGGACATGGTACATCAAAAATCAGAACAAACATCGCACGTATTGTCTCCACAAGCTGGCTTATCGCATAACAATTGCAATTCAGCTATACCCATGGGAAATGCCTATCAAAATATGTCCAACATCTATTTAAATCAGTATAATAATGCACAAACTATACCAAGGAAAACCGCTGACAGTACGATTATCACTGAAAATGTATTAATTCCAAGTACCTCTTCTTACACCGTAGACAACCAGAACGTTGTACAAAGTGACGCTTCTAATAATATTTTGATGCATAATACTCAAACGTCAGTTCTACCACCGCCAGGTTTTCACAATCATCCTATAGCTACACAACAGAATCAATGGAACATGTCAGTTCCAAATATGGTTCTTTTTGGAAACATGATAAATCCCGCGCATCCTTTGAACGTACCAGTGCAAAACTTTAGGCACGTGTGCAACATGGATTACAACAACGTGCAACAAACCGGTTATCTGCAGCATCCATTTTTCTTCGTTCCACCGTTGTGCATGCAAAACTGGAATCCATTATTACAGTATCCACCGCCATTATTTCAAAATTCAGCGCACACAGATTGTAACACCTATCCTAATCATGTACTACCAGCGAACAATCCTCTGCCGGACACTGTCAACTGTCCTGTGCCGACGTCTCTGCAGAACAACCCGTACAAACATTTCCAGCAGATGCAACCTTTGGAAAATACCTCAAACTTCTCTGTTCCTGTAAAACTTGACAATTACATAGGGAATATGCAGAACTGCAAGCCGAACATCGGCAGAATGAAGGATAACAATATGGACGCACACATGCGAGCTAATCAGTATCGGGCTCCAGTGCCAAATGAGTATCAAAACTGTTCCCAAGATACTACTCAAGTCATGATACCGTTTTCGTATGCAGTCACGATGGATTCTATCGCAAGAGTTGGCCCCTCGAACATGCACGTGCAAATGAACCAGAAGTACACGCCACGCGCTCAACCTACTGCCAGTTATCCACGAACAGcggagtgtcccattttccaTAGCAATTCGGACCCCAACAATAGGAAGGATGATGTATCGAAAAGTGATACTGAATGCGTACCGCCTATAATATCACCAAAGGAATGCATGTACTACGGGGTTAATTATCCGCGAAAGACTGATAACATTCAGAATCCATCAGTACGACCAGATATGAAATCTGTACCTTACGTGCACTCTAATATTAACACGCAACACTATGCTCCTCAGTATCAAAGGAACGCAGCTTATTACGCGCCATCGAAAGAGCTTTCATCTAGGGTAAACGTAAGGCGCGGTTTACGCAAAACGATGGATCAGTAA
- the LOC143424186 gene encoding sodium-independent sulfate anion transporter produces MTVFNLKKLLKSRVPVLKWLPLYRMSDALGDLVAGLTVGLTLIPQAIAYAGLAGLPPQYGLYSAFAGSFVYIIFGTCREVNIGPTALISLLTYTYARGIPEYAILLCFLSGCVTVIFGILRLGFLVDFVSVPVVTGFTSAASLIIACSQIKGLLGLQTHGESFIEIWRELVNNINQTRIPDLILSCCCILILLTLKKLKDVKVSSQILAKSFWFLATSRNALLVVLCAVASYIYENQGGIPFLLTGHIEAGLPKLAPPPFSINTGNHTETFLDMCKNLGTGIVVVPLISIIGNVAIAKAFSRGKSLDATQEMLTLGLCNIVGSFFHSIPVTGSFSRSAVNNASGVRTPLGGIYTGILVILALSLLTPYFYYIPRATLSSVIICAVIFMVEVKIILPIWRCSKRDLIPTLTTFFACLFAGVELGILIGVAIDLAILIYFNARPTIYIEYRNTPTLSYILVRPSAGLLFPAVDYLRIYLLENLENDPSKLLKTFKNSKIVVLDCKHIDKIDFTAVQGLNMVMRDFKEKDHCLIMLRPSKEILRSLQSLSEEKIEVVNNDAELVATLKELNTSRTAEETGAEVTDLTHGKAASAIRVELTCTKL; encoded by the exons GCGATCGCGTACGCTGGACTGGCAGGTTTGCCGCCGCAATATGGTCTTTACAGCGCGTTCGCTGGCAGTTTCGTTTACATAATTTTTGGTACCTGTCGAGAAGTCAATATTGGTCCAACCGCGTTGATCTCGTTGCTGACGTACACGTACGCGAG AGGTATTCCCGAATACGCTATACTCCTGTGCTTCTTGTCAGGATGCGTTACAGTCATCTTTGGAATCCTCCGATTGGGATTCCTGGTCGACTTCGTTTCCGTGCCAGTCGTTACTGGGTTCACGTCAGCAGCTAGTCTCATTATCGCCTGTAGCCAAATCAAGGGTTTGCTGGGTTTGCAAACGCACGGGGAGAGTTTCATCGAGATTTGGAGGGAGCTAGTCAACAACATCAACCAGACCAGGATCCCTGACCTGATCTTGTCTTGCTGCTGCATTCTAATTCTGTTGACCCTGAAG AAACTGAAAGACGTCAAGGTCTCGAGTCAAATTTTAGCAAAATCGTTCTGGTTCCTGGCGACTAGCAGAAATGCTCTTCTAGTGGTTTTATGCGCGGTGGCGTCGTACATATATGAGAATCAAGGCGGGATACCTTTTCTTCTTACAGGTCACATCGAAGCGGGACTGCCCAAACTCGCACCGCCGCCATTTTCAATAAACACTGGCAATCACACCGAAACTTTTCTAGACATGTGTAAGAATCTAGGGACCGGTATCGTGGTCGTTCCATTGATCTCCATCATCGGCAACGTAGCCATCGCCAAGGCGTTCT CACGAGGGAAGTCACTCGATGCTACTCAGGAAATGTTAACGCTGGGTTTGTGCAACATCGTTGGTTCCTTTTTCCATTCCATACCAGTCACTGGTTCCTTTTCGAGGAGCGCCGTGAACAACGCGTCCGGCGTGAGGACACCCTTGGGTGGTATCTACACAG GTATACTTGTCATTCTCGCACTGAGCCTGCTAACACCGTACTTCTATTACATCCCAAGAGCGACCCTGAGTTCTGTGATAATTTGCGCGGTAATATTTATGGTCGAGGTGAAAATTATACTGCCGATTTGGAGATGCAGCA AACGAGATCTGATTCCAACTCTTACAACCTTCTTCGCATGTTTGTTCGCTGGTGTTGAGTTAGGAATTTTAATAGGAGTGGCGATTGATCTGGCAATATTAATTTATTTCAACGCCAGGCCGACAATATATATCGAATACAGAAAT ACTCCTACGTTAAGTTACATCCTCGTGCGTCCCAGCGCAGGATTGCTTTTCCCAGCGGTGGACTATCTGAGGATATACCTTCTAGAGAACTTAGAGAATGATCCGTCTAAATTACTGAAAACGTTCAAGAACTCGAAAATCGTCGTTCTAGACTGCAAGCACATCGATAAAATTGATTTCACTGCGGTGCAA GGATTGAACATGGTGATGAGAGATTTCAAAGAAAAGGATCATTGCTTGATAATGCTACGACCTTCTAAAGAAATCTTGCGCAGTTTACAATCGCTATCCGAGGAAAAGATTGAAGTAGTCAATAACGACGCCGAACTCGTGGCTACTCTGAAGGAATTAAATACGAGCAGAACAGCTGAAGAAACTGGTGCAGAAGTAACAGACCTTACGCATGGGAAAGCTGCTAGTGCTATAAGGGTTGAACTTACGTGTACGAAACTCTGA